The Paenalcaligenes faecalis genome has a window encoding:
- the thpR gene encoding RNA 2',3'-cyclic phosphodiesterase, protein MIKTTPLPHWDPTRVPPADARVFIGLWPTDETVHAIQSVAAQTINMPEARALLPQHWHITLAFIGAVMPEQWVHLYRGLTKKTVAVPATVPVDRFGFFEKASVLWLGIDPCSTAYEQLQQAHQDVWALLQGLGLFPDNRNYQPHISLLRQANKDVLNHVGPLSSFNWQTHSLRLIVSLANTQRSEYYQVATLPLDYL, encoded by the coding sequence ATGATTAAGACTACTCCATTGCCTCATTGGGACCCGACCCGAGTGCCGCCTGCCGATGCTCGGGTTTTTATTGGGTTGTGGCCTACCGATGAGACGGTTCATGCGATACAGTCAGTGGCCGCTCAAACGATCAATATGCCTGAGGCACGTGCTTTATTGCCACAGCATTGGCATATTACTTTGGCCTTTATTGGTGCGGTAATGCCGGAGCAGTGGGTACATTTATACCGGGGATTAACCAAAAAAACGGTGGCTGTGCCAGCCACCGTACCCGTAGATCGATTTGGTTTTTTTGAAAAAGCGAGCGTATTGTGGTTAGGGATAGACCCCTGCTCTACTGCCTACGAGCAGCTGCAGCAGGCTCATCAGGACGTATGGGCTTTATTACAAGGGCTGGGCCTATTTCCCGATAACCGTAACTACCAGCCCCATATCTCGTTGTTACGGCAGGCCAATAAGGATGTTTTGAACCACGTTGGGCCTCTATCCTCTTTCAATTGGCAGACACACTCTTTGCGGTTAATTGTGTCACTGGCTAATACGCAGCGATCTGAGTATTATCAGGTGGCTACCCTTCCCTTGGATTATTTATAA
- a CDS encoding DUF3482 domain-containing protein translates to MENRIPPLRLAVVGHTNTGKTSLLRTLTRDANFGEVRNSPGTTRHVEGVRLKLAENALIELFDTPGMEDSMALLDYLGRLDTGEERIDEPQRIALFLQAPEANERFEQEARVLRQLLQSDAALYVVDVRDPVLAKHKDELRVLAQCGKPLLPVLNFVRSPDQRINEWRTALANLGLHASAEFDTVAPALNGEAQLYEKLALLVSAQYSEQLRVLSLDVEKQRQQRLQDAWRLLAELLIDVTAWRLISPSQKEFLEQNVKHLHETIRLREESCVKSLLRRFNFSTRDYLPDHIALEGCRWETDLFHPEVMKELGIQVGKGVAAGAMAGATFDLLTAGLSLGTGTLVGAAAGGLWQGVDKWGQRLLGKWRGESELTVDDSVIRVLALRQTALIEALAKRGHAAQTPIAIPRSQMALNHADAAVGAAINWRSGSLPDILQQARAFPEWSSMHPKYLSSLRRDQAVAAFAELLAGTATITTTTPAASPMTSATDIPATPSTTSESKPTIPPYYD, encoded by the coding sequence ATGGAAAACAGGATACCTCCCTTGCGTTTAGCTGTGGTTGGGCATACCAATACAGGTAAAACCTCTCTTTTACGCACCTTAACGCGAGATGCTAATTTTGGTGAGGTACGTAATAGCCCCGGGACGACACGCCATGTAGAGGGTGTGCGCTTAAAATTAGCCGAAAATGCATTGATTGAGCTGTTTGATACTCCAGGCATGGAGGACAGCATGGCCTTATTGGATTATTTAGGGCGGTTGGACACAGGAGAGGAGCGCATTGACGAGCCTCAACGCATTGCGTTGTTTTTACAAGCCCCAGAGGCCAATGAGCGTTTTGAACAAGAGGCTAGAGTATTACGTCAGTTGCTACAAAGTGATGCGGCTTTGTATGTGGTTGATGTACGAGATCCAGTATTGGCTAAACATAAAGATGAATTGCGCGTCTTAGCACAATGCGGTAAGCCGTTGTTGCCCGTATTAAATTTCGTACGTAGTCCTGATCAACGCATTAACGAGTGGCGCACCGCCTTGGCAAATTTGGGTCTTCATGCCAGTGCTGAATTTGATACGGTAGCACCCGCATTAAATGGTGAGGCTCAACTATACGAAAAATTAGCCTTATTGGTATCAGCTCAATATAGTGAACAATTACGTGTACTGAGTTTAGATGTAGAAAAGCAGCGTCAACAACGTCTTCAAGACGCGTGGCGTTTATTAGCCGAGTTATTAATTGATGTGACGGCTTGGCGCTTGATTAGTCCATCTCAAAAAGAATTTTTAGAACAGAATGTGAAGCATTTACACGAAACGATTCGCTTGCGTGAGGAGTCTTGTGTGAAATCATTGTTACGACGCTTTAATTTTAGCACCCGTGATTATTTACCGGATCATATTGCCTTAGAGGGCTGCCGTTGGGAAACTGACTTGTTTCATCCTGAGGTGATGAAAGAGCTAGGGATTCAGGTGGGTAAAGGGGTGGCAGCTGGGGCGATGGCTGGGGCTACCTTTGATTTGTTAACGGCTGGGCTAAGCTTAGGCACGGGGACCTTGGTGGGAGCCGCTGCGGGTGGGCTTTGGCAGGGCGTAGATAAATGGGGGCAGCGATTATTAGGCAAATGGCGTGGTGAGTCCGAACTAACTGTGGACGACAGTGTGATTCGGGTCTTAGCGTTACGGCAAACAGCTTTAATTGAAGCTTTAGCAAAGCGTGGTCATGCGGCACAGACTCCTATCGCTATTCCTCGCTCTCAAATGGCCTTGAATCATGCTGATGCGGCAGTAGGGGCCGCTATTAACTGGCGATCAGGCAGTTTACCGGATATTTTGCAGCAGGCGCGTGCTTTTCCTGAGTGGTCCTCTATGCATCCCAAATACCTATCCAGTTTGCGTAGAGATCAGGCGGTGGCGGCTTTTGCGGAGTTACTGGCAGGTACAGCGACTATAACGACTACAACGCCAGCGGCTTCACCTATGACCTCAGCGACAGATATACCTGCTACACCTAGCACCACGTCTGAGTCAAAGCCAACGATTCCGCCTTATTATGATTAA
- a CDS encoding DUF2868 domain-containing protein, which yields MKEHNDWQSYWLLEAVRLKESQWGPIEDSVEVRRVIAVGGDFEDRLLLRSMLLAQRSGWAELQQRIIRSLRYSLIALSVLFILMGAGVAIGALATQDGSVNVLLALVALLGVNSLSFLLWCFSLLTGGNQSVHSGIGLSHAWLWLSQRIVKGPDHGLLFNALFGFASKQRLLRWSLSAVNHWLWLLALLTACATVLALLAAKRYYFNWETTLLGPDSFVQLVQGLGFLPGLIGFATPSVEVIRQSDGLQLLSSAAQVQWSSWLVGCLIIYGVIPRFLAWGLSLFLLQRHKRRLQVDTDQLGFIELRQRLMPAAEYVGVDADAGADQVPEAVVQALRPTKTSRTVFVGIELPEDHPWPVTRMPSNWQDAGMVDSREQRAELLALLSRASFSHVVLCVDAEQTPDRGVVAWLAELATYGEYCSIYLMNAPTNQAEPSSDRLAAWLLRLKKAGFLSVYTDFEQLLAELD from the coding sequence ATGAAAGAACATAACGATTGGCAGTCCTATTGGTTGCTAGAGGCGGTGCGTCTTAAGGAAAGCCAATGGGGGCCCATTGAGGACTCGGTAGAGGTGCGTCGAGTGATTGCAGTAGGAGGCGATTTTGAGGATCGTCTCTTGTTGCGTTCGATGTTATTAGCTCAACGTTCTGGTTGGGCAGAGCTGCAGCAGCGGATAATACGTAGCCTAAGATACAGCCTCATTGCCCTGAGTGTATTATTTATATTGATGGGTGCAGGGGTTGCAATTGGTGCTTTGGCAACGCAGGATGGCTCAGTGAATGTGCTGTTGGCATTGGTTGCTTTATTAGGTGTGAACTCGTTGAGTTTTCTGCTGTGGTGTTTCTCATTGCTGACTGGGGGCAATCAATCCGTTCATTCAGGCATAGGGCTAAGCCATGCTTGGTTGTGGTTGAGTCAACGTATAGTCAAAGGGCCAGATCATGGGCTCTTGTTTAATGCGTTATTTGGCTTTGCAAGTAAACAGCGACTATTGCGCTGGAGCCTAAGTGCGGTCAATCATTGGCTGTGGTTGTTGGCGTTGTTAACAGCTTGCGCAACGGTATTGGCATTATTAGCGGCAAAACGATATTACTTTAATTGGGAAACCACCCTTTTAGGGCCTGATAGTTTTGTGCAGTTAGTACAAGGGTTAGGTTTTTTACCTGGGCTGATTGGTTTTGCAACACCTAGTGTAGAGGTGATTCGACAAAGTGATGGATTACAGCTTTTATCATCAGCCGCACAGGTGCAGTGGTCTAGTTGGCTCGTTGGCTGCTTGATTATCTATGGTGTGATACCCCGTTTTTTAGCATGGGGACTTAGTCTTTTTTTATTACAGCGTCACAAAAGGCGGTTGCAGGTTGATACCGATCAGCTGGGGTTCATCGAGCTACGGCAACGACTGATGCCTGCGGCTGAGTATGTGGGGGTTGACGCCGATGCAGGGGCAGATCAGGTTCCAGAGGCAGTGGTGCAAGCCCTACGCCCAACAAAAACAAGTCGTACGGTTTTTGTGGGCATAGAGCTGCCAGAAGATCACCCTTGGCCAGTGACACGGATGCCGTCGAACTGGCAAGATGCCGGAATGGTTGATAGTCGTGAGCAGCGTGCTGAATTATTGGCCTTATTAAGTCGCGCGTCATTTTCTCATGTGGTGTTATGCGTAGATGCCGAGCAAACGCCAGATAGAGGGGTAGTAGCTTGGTTGGCAGAGCTGGCTACCTACGGAGAATACTGTTCTATTTATTTAATGAATGCACCGACTAACCAAGCAGAACCCTCCTCTGATCGATTAGCGGCTTGGTTGCTGCGACTTAAAAAGGCGGGGTTTCTTTCGGTCTATACCGATTTTGAGCAATTGTTGGCGGAATTAGATTAG
- a CDS encoding TPM domain-containing protein: MKHIIKTITGIAALEGQWLRRRHFDEEVLAHVAERIKQSESSHTGELVLAIEATMPSHEKDPHLRALEVYGRLRVWDTPLNSGVLLYLALDKKAIEIIADRGIQVPQAQWQQVCARLEARLAKADYIEGLLSAVDDIELILKAHAPQGDTEADVLPNDPVLL, from the coding sequence ATGAAACACATAATTAAAACGATTACTGGTATTGCTGCTCTTGAGGGGCAATGGTTACGTCGACGTCATTTTGATGAAGAGGTGTTGGCACACGTCGCTGAGCGCATTAAGCAAAGTGAATCCTCTCATACCGGAGAGTTGGTGTTGGCTATAGAGGCGACGATGCCTAGCCATGAAAAAGATCCCCATCTACGAGCGCTAGAGGTTTATGGGCGCTTACGGGTTTGGGATACGCCCTTAAATAGTGGTGTGCTGCTGTATTTGGCTTTAGATAAAAAGGCGATTGAAATTATTGCTGATCGAGGCATACAGGTGCCACAGGCGCAATGGCAACAGGTCTGTGCGCGTTTAGAAGCTCGTTTGGCTAAGGCAGACTATATAGAAGGTCTGTTATCTGCCGTAGATGATATAGAGCTGATTTTAAAAGCGCATGCGCCCCAAGGGGACACCGAGGCGGATGTATTACCCAATGATCCTGTTTTGCTTTAA
- a CDS encoding TPM domain-containing protein, whose translation MVFTHIKSLSVGRWLTGLLVMLFLGFAWPVWAKDQAIPKLDNWVVDTTATFNSAQKKALSDRLEAFEKHKGAQIFVLVVPTTGNEQVEQYTRRVYDQWKVGRKKVDDGILLVVAKDDRRLRIEVGYGLEGAVTDLQAGRIIREFITPYFAQGDYVGGINNGVDKIMGLVEGEELPPPVHRNTVESDEDEPLGMLLPMAFFAFVLPPVAAALIIGLFSFFMFSSLPLAIAGGLVALVLSLIGKLFRASSKGNSARVSRRGSAIGGLGGGLGGGGFGGGGFGGGGGFGGGGGGSSGGGGASGSW comes from the coding sequence ATGGTTTTTACTCACATCAAGTCCTTGTCTGTAGGGCGATGGTTGACTGGTCTGCTGGTCATGTTGTTTTTGGGCTTTGCCTGGCCTGTTTGGGCTAAAGACCAAGCCATTCCTAAGTTAGATAATTGGGTTGTTGATACAACAGCGACTTTTAACTCCGCCCAAAAAAAGGCGTTGTCCGATCGTTTAGAGGCATTTGAAAAACACAAAGGGGCTCAGATATTTGTGTTGGTTGTGCCTACCACGGGTAATGAGCAGGTAGAGCAGTACACACGACGGGTGTATGACCAATGGAAAGTAGGGCGCAAAAAAGTAGACGATGGCATTTTGCTGGTGGTGGCTAAAGATGATCGTCGATTACGAATTGAGGTGGGGTACGGCCTAGAAGGCGCGGTGACGGATTTACAGGCGGGTCGAATTATTCGAGAGTTTATAACCCCTTATTTTGCCCAAGGTGATTATGTGGGCGGTATTAATAATGGGGTGGATAAGATCATGGGTCTGGTCGAGGGCGAGGAGTTGCCACCACCGGTTCATCGTAATACGGTGGAGTCCGACGAAGACGAGCCTTTAGGAATGCTGTTGCCAATGGCATTTTTTGCCTTTGTCTTACCCCCTGTTGCGGCAGCATTGATAATAGGTCTTTTTTCTTTTTTCATGTTTAGTAGCCTGCCTTTAGCGATTGCGGGTGGACTTGTCGCTTTAGTGTTATCGCTAATCGGTAAGTTATTTAGAGCCAGCAGCAAGGGGAATTCAGCACGGGTTTCACGTAGAGGCTCAGCAATTGGTGGATTGGGTGGTGGCCTAGGTGGTGGCGGTTTTGGCGGCGGTGGCTTTGGTGGAGGGGGTGGTTTTGGTGGTGGTGGCGGCGGAAGCAGTGGCGGCGGTGGCGCCTCAGGTAGCTGGTAA
- a CDS encoding LemA family protein: MKNYFRWLLVSLTALLLSGCGYNEIQRLDEQVKAAWSQALNQYERRADLVPKLVSSVNAYMVNERRVLTDVTEARAKVGQINLKVEDLDNPELMAKFSQAQGQLSSALSRLMAVSENYPQLKSDGLVRDLMTQLEGTENRIATERGRFVQAVQEYNLYIRQFPTVITAKVFGYKVKENYGVDRQSEITRDPEVRFDLPAGATN; encoded by the coding sequence ATGAAGAATTATTTTCGTTGGTTGTTGGTGTCACTGACCGCCTTGTTGTTAAGTGGCTGCGGTTATAACGAGATTCAACGTTTGGATGAGCAGGTGAAGGCTGCTTGGTCGCAGGCGTTAAACCAGTATGAGCGTCGTGCAGACTTAGTCCCTAAACTGGTGAGTTCCGTGAATGCCTATATGGTTAATGAGCGCCGTGTCTTAACTGATGTGACAGAGGCCCGAGCCAAGGTTGGCCAAATTAATTTAAAAGTAGAGGATTTGGATAATCCAGAGTTAATGGCGAAGTTCTCTCAAGCTCAAGGTCAGTTGTCATCGGCTTTGTCGCGTTTGATGGCGGTGTCAGAAAACTATCCGCAATTAAAAAGCGATGGTTTGGTTCGTGATTTGATGACCCAGCTAGAGGGTACAGAAAACCGTATTGCTACAGAGCGAGGCCGTTTTGTACAGGCTGTTCAGGAATACAACCTCTACATTCGTCAGTTTCCTACTGTGATTACGGCTAAGGTTTTTGGCTATAAAGTAAAAGAAAACTACGGGGTGGATCGTCAGTCTGAAATCACTCGTGATCCAGAGGTACGTTTTGATTTGCCTGCTGGTGCAACAAATTAA